The Candidatus Obscuribacterales bacterium DNA window AGCAGCAGCACCATCGGACGAACCGGATCCTGAACCCATTGCAGAAACGGAAGAGCCCTCGGATGAAGTAGCGGTTGATCCGGAAGCCGTCGATCCAGAAGCGGCAGACGGGCCCACAGATGCCATCATTGGTTCTTCAGAATCTGATTTCCAAGGACCCAGCGGTACCTTTACCACCGAGGCTTCAGTAGATCGCTACGACCAACCCGGCGGAACCATGGTGGGAGTCATTGATTCAGAATCATCGTTTGATGTGACCTCGCGTCGAACCTTGGTGGGTGGCGTCGTTTGGGCACAGCTTGAGGACGGCAGCTGGGTAAATGCGCGGCAAATTGATGCGGCGATCGCTGGCGAAAACGATAGTCCGGTTGCCAGCCAAGAGCCTGAGCCTGAGCCAACGGTTGCCGAAGCAGAAGATGATGGTGCCCACGAGCTGGTCTTGCAAGATTCCTATGTGTTTCGAGGGCCGAGCGGTTCATTTTCCGCCTCGGCCACCATCGAGCGCCGGGAAGATCCCTACGGACTGGTGATTGGCAGCGTCGGATCAGGCGAGGCCGTTGAACTCACGGGCAACCGTACCTTTGCCCTCAACCGCACGTGGGCTGAGTTAAGCGATGGTACCTGGGTTGATATTCGCAATCTTCAAGCTCAGTAGAGATTAACGCCGTCGCTCTTGCAGCTTACGGTACACATCTCGCAGACTAACGTTGTGGTGAGCGATCGCCACCATGGTGTGGTAGAACAAATCGGCCACTTCTCCAGCGATCGCCTCTGGATCGTCATCTTTGCAGGCCATGACCACCTCGGCAGACTCCTCGCCAATTTTCTTGAGGATTTGGTTATCACCGCCCTCTAGCAAGCGGCTGGTGTAGGAGTTGGGGTTGGGATGGTCGCGGCGATCGCAGATCACCTCAAACACTTGAGAAAGCATGTCGGCGGGAGGCGGCGTAATGCCACCGCTGACCTGGTGAAAACAGCTACGCTCCCCTGTGTGACAGGCGATATCTCCCAACTGCTCCACAGTAATCAACAGCGCATCACTATCGCAGTCATAGCGCAAAGACTGCACCTTTTGTAGATGCCCCGACGTTGCTCCCTTATGCCAGAGTTCAGAGCGCGATCGGCTCCAAAACCAGGTTTCTCCCGTCTCCAGAGTTTTGGTCAACGACTCGGCATTCATCCAAGCCATCATCAACACCGTGCCATCCAGGACATCTTGAACAATCGCGGGCACTAGCCCCTGCTCGTTGTAGCAAATCTGCTCTACCGGAATGGCAACTTCCCCTAGGACATTATGAATTGACAACCTACTGCTCATGTCTCCTCCTAAGATCTTCAACTTTAAATCTTCAACAGTGTATCCACCCTGGCCTGAAAGCACTGTCTGTGCCATTCCGAACCAAGAGCGATCGCCCCTAACGGCGGCGACTCCATCCCATGCCTCCTCCCATCCTACGATCAAGGTTGTTGCTTAGACCGGTGAGATCTCAACAACCTACGTGAAAAGAATGAGGCATTCCCAATTGCAGAGGCTAAACTAGAGTGGAGCAAAATGGACGAGCAATCGGCGATCGCCCAAGGTTTACACTGTTCACCCATGTCTGAGGTTTAGAGAGGAAGATGGTGCATCCCCATGATGCGGCCCTCCCCTAAGCCCCCATGCCCCATACCTATTCCTCGATTCTGCCTACCGTGCAGTCCATTTCTTATTAAAGTCCTCCAATATTCAAATTTT harbors:
- the hisIE gene encoding bifunctional phosphoribosyl-AMP cyclohydrolase/phosphoribosyl-ATP diphosphatase HisIE; its protein translation is MSIHNVLGEVAIPVEQICYNEQGLVPAIVQDVLDGTVLMMAWMNAESLTKTLETGETWFWSRSRSELWHKGATSGHLQKVQSLRYDCDSDALLITVEQLGDIACHTGERSCFHQVSGGITPPPADMLSQVFEVICDRRDHPNPNSYTSRLLEGGDNQILKKIGEESAEVVMACKDDDPEAIAGEVADLFYHTMVAIAHHNVSLRDVYRKLQERRR